Genomic DNA from Paenibacillus borealis:
AATCCGTTTCATCCTCGTTCTCTGCTGCCTCTTCTACCGTAAGCAGCGACCGCACGACCTCAGAGTCATTCTCCAGCTGCTCCAGCTTCCGCTGGTCAATCACAACTGCCGGACCTTTCTCCTCCTGCTCCGCCTTGCGGAATTCACGCTGCAGGAACCGGGTCACCAGATCCTCCATGTCCGCGTCAACTTTGACATCCTTGAGCCGTCCGCGATAACCCATAAGCGCCCGCAGCTTGTTCTCGGTCAGCCGGAATAAGCGTGTAATCAGGCTGCGCAGCGGAGGCGATTTACTGATTCGTACGACGGGTACAAGAACAGAGTAGCCATAGAGGGAGATATCATATACTGCGCTGCGGAACAAATACCGCTCACGGACAACCGGCGGACCGGGCGGGAACATCGTGATCAGATTCGAGCCGTGCCTCCGCGCGACATACGCATCAATTAATGCCACAACTTGGGGAATATACTTGTCCGCAGCTGCTTTTCCTTCACCGGCATAGAACTTCGATTTGCTGATATCATAATCCGACATCACACTCAGCACCTCAATGCTTAGCTGCTCCGGAGCAGCAGTCAGGCAGCGGACAAGCTCAATTTCAGCCAAATCCCCGGCAAGACCGCGTGTACGGGCGACAATCTCCGAGAGGGGGATATCCAACTTATGCACGAAAGAGAAATCCGCAATCCATCCGCCAAGATATTGATCCAGACGTTTGTACTTGTCACGGTAGGCTTCCCATAGCAAGCCGAGCTGGCGGCAGCCATCCTGAGGCTCGTCCCAGCCCACACCGTTAATCAGCTCATAAATAT
This window encodes:
- a CDS encoding TerB N-terminal domain-containing protein, which codes for MAKDRQGLHFTELVWESTEQNMAIPPRSSAEAVIPKPPAGPGNKKPSQYNTVQLQLWDMEETQEPVTTTESQFVQRARELADHKEPAALFVPFKSYWPTYGHMTGAQSRWYFFWRDEVRQGRYPKTDLSYIFLHIYELINGVGWDEPQDGCRQLGLLWEAYRDKYKRLDQYLGGWIADFSFVHKLDIPLSEIVARTRGLAGDLAEIELVRCLTAAPEQLSIEVLSVMSDYDISKSKFYAGEGKAAADKYIPQVVALIDAYVARRHGSNLITMFPPGPPVVRERYLFRSAVYDISLYGYSVLVPVVRISKSPPLRSLITRLFRLTENKLRALMGYRGRLKDVKVDADMEDLVTRFLQREFRKAEQEEKGPAVVIDQRKLEQLENDSEVVRSLLTVEEAAENEDETDSANQDADEAEPGSAVADVYARTEEPAAGENDQEKQKAIVEEPAVQGQANSLLPIIDSEANSWTLFASELSPLQRDVVLALADDDGLAKVHRLAAGGGTMAELLFDEINELAMDSLGDLIIDGEELTEESISMLHYLKR